Proteins from one Homalodisca vitripennis isolate AUS2020 chromosome 3, UT_GWSS_2.1, whole genome shotgun sequence genomic window:
- the LOC124358501 gene encoding piggyBac transposable element-derived protein 3-like has product MSSVVNYTSVRDMWSSLIGNDVVKNSMSVNAFESMRSILHFNDNTNMKPLDDPDRDRLFKIRPIVEHLNEKFSSVPMRPSLSVDEQICATKTHHYMRQYNPRKPHKWGYKLYVLCDDKGFSHQFEIYSGQTQSRLASEPDLGETGNIVVRLCRKVPRNVNYTIYCDNFYSSLLLFSYLRTQGIFALGTFRRDRIPNIPFTDKKEGRKESRGTSVEFTTNVNDTKLSMVSWRDNDSVMLGSTLCGVVPMESIKRYDRKAKKYIDVPCPQIVKVYNKHMGGVDLMDSHIGRHHIRLRSRKWYFRMFYHMVDMAVVNAWILHSTLSETKGMTQKEFRTDLGVTLCKIGSVNTPKRGRPSNDSPSCLKKRTLTAISRPPKDVIRDKTNHWPIWDEKKNRYVSSWLGGREGTGGTRSATTSSC; this is encoded by the coding sequence ATGTCCTCAGTTGTGAACTACACTAGCGTAAGGGACATGTGGAGTTCACTTATCGGGAATGATGTTGTCAAAAATAGCATGAGTGTAAATGCTTTTGAGTCAATGAGGTCCATTTTGCATTTCAATGACAACACAAACATGAAGCCCCTTGATGACCCCGATCGAGACCGACTTTTCAAAATAAGACCCATAGTTGAACATCTAAATGAGAAGTTCTCTTCAGTCCCAATGAGACCTTCTTTGTCTGTGGATGAGCAGATATGTGCCACAAAAACGCACCACTACATGAGGCAGTACAATCCTCGCAAACCACATAAGTGGGGATATAAGCTGTATGTTCTTTGCGATGACAAAGGTTTCTCCCACCAATTTGAGATTTATTCAGGCCAAACTCAGTCTAGACTTGCCAGTGAGCCAGATTTGGGAGAGACGGGAAATATAGTGGTGAGGCTCTGCAGAAAGGTTCCCAGAAATGTGAATTACACAATatattgtgataatttttattctagcCTTCTCCTGTTTTCTTACTTGAGAACTCAAGGTATTTTTGCTTTGGGAACTTTTAGGAGGGATAGGATCCCCAATATTCCATTTACTGATAAAAAAGAAGGAAGAAAAGAGTCAAGAGGAACTTCAGTGGAGTTCACTACTAATGTCAACGACACCAAATTGTCCATGGTTTCATGGAGGGACAATGATTCAGTGATGTTAGGATCAACTCTGTGTGGTGTAGTCCCAATGGAAAGTATCAAGCGATACGATCGAAAAGCCAAAAAGTACATTGATGTTCCATGCCCACAAATTGTCAAGGTATACAATAAGCACATGGGAGGAGTGGACCTCATGGACTCTCACATAGGACGACACCATATTCGACTTAGGAGTAGAAAGTGGTATTTCCGAATGTTCTACCATATGGTGGATATGGCTGTAGTAAATGCATGGATATTGCATTCGACTCTTTCCGAGACTAAGGGAATGACTCAAAAAGAGTTCAGAACTGATTTGGGGGTGACACTCTGTAAAATAGGATCTGTGAACACCCCTAAGCGAGGAAGACCTTCCAATGATTCACCATCTTGTTTGAAGAAAAGAACGCTTACTGCTATTTCCCGACCTCCAAAGGATGTAATAAGAGACAAAACTAACCACTGGCCTATTTGGGATGAGAAGAAAAATAGAT
- the LOC124358500 gene encoding piggyBac transposable element-derived protein 3-like: protein MSSVVNYTSVRDMWSSLIGNDVVKNSMSVNAFESMRSILHFNDNTNMKPLDDPDRDRLFKIRPIVEHLNEKFSSVPMRPSLSVDEQICATKTHHYMRQYNPRKPHKWGYKLYVLCDDKGFSHQFEIYSGQTQSRLASEPDLGETGNIVVRLCRKVPRNVNYTIYCDNFYSSLLLFSYLRTQGIFALGTFRRDRIPNIPFTDKKEGRKESRGTSVEFTTNVNDTKLSMVSWRDNDSVMLGSTLCGVVPMESIKRYDRKAKKYIDVPCPQIVKVYNKHMGGVDLMDSHIGRHHIRLRSRKWYFRMFYHMVDMAVVNAWILHSTLSETKGMTQKEFRTDLGVTLCKIGSVNTPKRGRPSNDSPSCLKKRTLTAISRPPKDVIRDKTNHWPIWDEKKNRCKAEGCKGFTFMMSHVVLSKKRKKKKKKKKDGKDVGADGSEMRQETLVATEENPPEKRREERETTERSS from the exons ATGTCCTCAGTTGTGAACTACACTAGCGTAAGGGACATGTGGAGTTCACTTATCGGGAATGATGTTGTCAAAAATAGCATGAGTGTAAATGCTTTTGAGTCAATGAGGTCCATTTTGCATTTCAATGACAACACAAACATGAAGCCCCTTGATGACCCCGATCGAGACCGACTTTTCAAAATAAGACCCATAGTTGAACATCTAAATGAGAAGTTCTCTTCAGTCCCAATGAGACCTTCTTTGTCTGTGGATGAGCAGATATGTGCCACAAAAACGCACCACTACATGAGGCAGTACAATCCTCGCAAACCACATAAGTGGGGATATAAGCTGTATGTTCTTTGCGATGACAAAGGTTTCTCCCACCAATTTGAGATTTATTCAGGCCAAACTCAGTCTAGACTTGCCAGTGAGCCAGATTTGGGAGAGACGGGAAATATAGTGGTGAGGCTCTGCAGAAAGGTTCCCAGAAATGTGAATTACACAATatattgtgataatttttattctagcCTTCTCCTGTTTTCTTACTTGAGAACTCAAGGTATTTTTGCTTTGGGAACTTTTAGGAGGGATAGGATCCCCAATATTCCATTTACTGATAAAAAAGAAGGAAGAAAAGAGTCAAGAGGAACTTCAGTGGAGTTCACTACTAATGTCAACGACACCAAATTGTCCATGGTTTCATGGAGGGACAATGATTCAGTGATGTTAGGATCAACTCTGTGTGGTGTAGTCCCAATGGAAAGTATCAAGCGATACGATCGAAAAGCCAAAAAGTACATTGATGTTCCATGCCCACAAATTGTCAAGGTATACAATAAGCACATGGGAGGAGTGGACCTCATGGACTCTCACATAGGACGACACCATATTCGACTTAGGAGTAGAAAGTGGTATTTCCGAATGTTCTACCATATGGTGGATATGGCTGTAGTAAATGCATGGATATTGCATTCGACTCTTTCCGAGACTAAGGGAATGACTCAAAAAGAGTTCAGAACTGATTTGGGGGTGACACTCTGTAAAATAGGATCTGTGAACACCCCTAAGCGAGGAAGACCTTCCAATGATTCACCATCTTGTTTGAAGAAAAGAACGCTTACTGCTATTTCCCGACCTCCAAAGGATGTAATAAGAGACAAAACTAACCACTGGCCTATTTGGGATGAGAAGAAAAATAGATGTAAGGCAGAGGGATGCAAAGGATTCACCTTT ATGATGTCCCATGTGGTTCTAAGCAaaaaaaggaagaagaagaagaagaagaagaaggatggaAAAGATGTTGGGGCAGATGGATCAGAAATGAGACAGGAAACACTCGTAGCAACAGAAGAAAACCCACCCGAGAAGAGAAGAGAAGAAAGAGAAACTACGGAGAGATCCAGCtaa